Genomic window (Methanothrix sp.):
AAGCCGAACGTTCTGCCCTACTGAAAGGGCGTTTCAGACGATGGAGAGAAGCTCAGACGGCAGGGGTCGCATATTCCGGCCGGCGATCAGGCAGTTCGATCTGAAGGATCTGCCATCCATTATGGAGATAGACAGGGAGGTCGGAGGTGGTTACAGCCCGGAGCTATTCATGACGTTCCATGAGTACCATCCCCAGACTATGCTTGTCGCCGAGGTCGCTGGTGAGGTCGTGGGTGTTGTGATAGGTTTCAAGCACACACCACTCGAGGGTAGGGTATTCTGGCTCGCTGTGAGGTCTGCATACCAGGGGCGAGGTATCGGCAGGAGCCTGCTCTCTGCGATTCTCCGTCTCTTCAGGAGGCTCGGCGCTGTGAGCGCAACGCTGGAGGTAAGGATAGGGAACAGAAGAGCGCAGAGCCTCTATTCATCCATGGGCTTCGTGGTTGATAACGTGATCCCAAGCTACTACTCAGATGGTGAAGCAGCCCTGATAATGCGCAAAATCCTCTGATGCGATCTGTCGGTTAAGATCGATGCGCACCGGCATGCGCTGAGTCTTTGATGGGTTGCAGGATGATCTGAACGCTCTTATGTATTTGGCAACTTGGAGGCTGAGTGGTTTGGCTGCTGTAGCAATTATCTGCCGTGAATGGCATGGGAGGACCTGAGTCTATTTGGGCAAGTCATCAGATGGATAAGAGCGGATCTGAAACGCGCCTCAGAACACAGACAATCTCATGTATATCAGCTCTGCTTTCTCTCCTTCGTGTAGATCACGTCCAGCAGGTGCGAGTCAGACCTGCTTCGTATCATCCTGTCGATGATCGCTGGGAGTCCGCGGGTGTGCACCCTGCTCAGGACGCTGTTTATCACCACCATCTCTCCAACTTTTATCCGGTCGGTCTCGTTATCAGAGGCAGGGAGTATGGCCTCGCCAAGTGGAGATTTCGATAGCGCGTCTGGCTTGGAGCTGTCGAGCGGGACGATCCTGAAGTACTTCCTGGCGAAGAGCGGTTTGGAGCTCCCACCCTCAAGCCTGGAGAGCAGAACCCTGTCCTCGAACGGTATCAGATCGGTGTTCTCGACTATCGCCTCACGGTTCAGCCCGAGCTCCCCAGGATCCAGCTCTGAGGATTTTCCACCAACAGGCGTGACGTACCAGTGCCTGAGCGTCTCGATCGGATAAGGATAGGTGAGACACCTCATGATATCATGATCTACATGGCGATAGATAAAACTATTGCCGGGGGACGTCCTCGCCCTTCAGGTTCCGATGCATAACCAAAAGCCATATATAAGAAAACTTTAAAATTAAGTTTAGCCTATTTCAAAAAGGAGGCTTCCATGTTCCGCAGTACTTTGTATCTCACGGTGGGCTTTGTGATACTGATTGGGGTCGCATCATCGTACGATTTCGGTTCGAAGGTGGATAACACCTCACCAGATCTGGGTCATCCTCTGGTCGACTTTGGCGGATCCCAGGTGCCGATAGACATAGGATACTGGGATGTCGGGCAGACTCCGCAAATCTTCGATGAGGATGATATGGTCTACCTCCACTTCGGAAGCGCGGTTCCCGCCACGATCAATGCGAATGATATTCGTCTGACAACCATACCAGACCTGGGACTGACCGCTGGCAGCAAGGTGAAGGCACGTGATATCGACTGCGGCCAGCCACTGCTGCCCTTGCCAGCACCGCCACTCATAGCAGGCATATACTTTATGGATCTGTACGGCTCTTCGCCTGGATACGATGTCAATGATCTGATATACCTGAAGACCCTGCTTCCAGCCGGGATCACGGCGACAAATGATGTGCGACTGAGCGATGTGGATGAGGATAAAGATGGTATTACGGACCTGCCTGGAGGCAGCAAGGTTCTGGACTATCATGAGGATCATAACAGACTCATAATCCCGATGATAATTGGATTCCCGATCTATCCGCCCGTCTGGCAGGAAAGCATAGCGACGATCAGATTCTACAACGCAAACGGCAACACGATGAATGGCGTACCAATCTACGATTACAATGACGACGTGTACATAGACGTACCCTTCTCGCCGCTATCGCCCGGAGTCGTCTCGGTCAATGATGTGCATCTGACTACATAAAGCATCCAGAGCCAGGCCCTGCAGCGTGACATGGCTGCAGGGCCGGATCCCCGTACACAGGCATCGGGGCTTTCAGAGGAGCACATACAGAGAAAAGCGAGGTCGGAGGCTGCCATGAGACCGTGGAGACAGGCAGCTTGTTTTTAGGTGGGCTGCCCTGCGGCGTCATCCAGCCGACACAGCTCGAAGATCTTTACGGCGGGTCGCCGAACAGAAGGATTGAACCGCAGGAGCCAAATCGCAATCATGCTCCTCTCGGGCCGAGAACCTTCTTGAGGAACAGACCCGGCCCCTTCTGCGGCTCTCTCCTGGGTGCAGGGCCTTTCACCGGCTGCCCGGTCATCACTATCGGGGTGCTGACGCCGCCGTGCCTCGACCTTCTGGGCCTGATGTTCACAACAATGGGTCTCTCGATCTCATTGCTCACGATCATCGCCGTCCCTGGAGGCAGCCTCTTGATCTCCTCCTCGAGCTCGGAGCTCATACCCTCCAGCCCCTTCGATAAAGCCTTTAGATCATTTGGATTTGTCACGCGCATTATTATCTGGGTGTTGCACTGTGACAGGACATTCTTGTCGACCCTCGCAGGCCTCTGGCTGATGATCATCAGACCCATGCCAAACTTGCGCCCCTCTGCAGCGATCGTTCTTATTATGGATGTTGACGCTGCCTTGCCCGTTCCCCTCTCAGGTATGTAGTTGTGCGCCTCCTCTACGACAACCATCCCCGGGCAGACCCTTCCAAGCTTCCGGGCCTCGAATAGGTCTGTTAGCAGCTTTGCGACTATCATCGGCTGCATCTCCTGCGGAACTCCGGTCATGTCGATCACAGACGCATGGCCCCGCTGGAGGAGCTCCTCAGGCCTCGTTGGCTCCCCTGAAAAGATGCCCATCTCGAGGAGCTGCTCGAGCTGCCCGATCAGCGTCCACTTCGACTTGGATGTGGACTTCTCAACCTGCTTTATTATATCCTCGAGATCGTAGCTCTCCCTCTCCGATTTCAAAGAAGCTATCGCCTCGTATAGAAGAGCCACAGATCCATTGGTCGAGTCCTCAGGGAGCATCCTGGCTATATCCCTGGCGGAGAGGTTCAATCCATCGAACCTGAACGGCCTGTCCGCCCTCGGGTTCACCGCAAGGTTCGCTGGGGTGTACACGGTTATGTTGTAGCCTTTTGGCTTAACCCCGAACCTGCTGAAGTCCCCCTCCTTGTTCGGGTACCTCATCGAGCCGTACTCGCCGTGCGTGTCTATCACGAGAAGCGCCACACCCTTATCTAGCAGCTCCTCCAGGATCACCGCGGCAGTGTACGATTTACCGCTGCCGGTCTTGGCCAGAACGCTGCAGTGTTTCTGCACAAGCGTGTTGGCATCGAGCTCCACCCTGAGATCGTGCCCCTTCAGGATGCCTATGTACATATCGCCTTTGGCAAGCCCCAGGGCAGCAGCTATCATCCTCTCATCTGCTGCATAAACCTCCTCACCCGGCCTGGGCGGCGTTGCAGGCGATCTTATGCGACCCTCTGAGGGTACTCCTATAACACGTGCATCTGCAACGACCCACTCCCTGCACGTCTGTGTGCAGCCCCTCTCCATGTGGGCGATGCTGTACGCGGTGTTCGATCTCCTTATCTCCTCAACCTGGGCGAGTATCCAGCTCTTGCCCTCG
Coding sequences:
- a CDS encoding DUF87 domain-containing protein → MRGSVGVIVGETSPLQFKFMIHGAVGRGDYVKVRGEGKSWILAQVEEIRRSNTAYSIAHMERGCTQTCREWVVADARVIGVPSEGRIRSPATPPRPGEEVYAADERMIAAALGLAKGDMYIGILKGHDLRVELDANTLVQKHCSVLAKTGSGKSYTAAVILEELLDKGVALLVIDTHGEYGSMRYPNKEGDFSRFGVKPKGYNITVYTPANLAVNPRADRPFRFDGLNLSARDIARMLPEDSTNGSVALLYEAIASLKSERESYDLEDIIKQVEKSTSKSKWTLIGQLEQLLEMGIFSGEPTRPEELLQRGHASVIDMTGVPQEMQPMIVAKLLTDLFEARKLGRVCPGMVVVEEAHNYIPERGTGKAASTSIIRTIAAEGRKFGMGLMIISQRPARVDKNVLSQCNTQIIMRVTNPNDLKALSKGLEGMSSELEEEIKRLPPGTAMIVSNEIERPIVVNIRPRRSRHGGVSTPIVMTGQPVKGPAPRREPQKGPGLFLKKVLGPRGA
- a CDS encoding GNAT family N-acetyltransferase, encoding MERSSDGRGRIFRPAIRQFDLKDLPSIMEIDREVGGGYSPELFMTFHEYHPQTMLVAEVAGEVVGVVIGFKHTPLEGRVFWLAVRSAYQGRGIGRSLLSAILRLFRRLGAVSATLEVRIGNRRAQSLYSSMGFVVDNVIPSYYSDGEAALIMRKIL